One window from the genome of Myripristis murdjan chromosome 6, fMyrMur1.1, whole genome shotgun sequence encodes:
- the rep15 gene encoding rab15 effector protein has translation MGQIKSKFSSNPSQRSSFLSFNSLRFNTSQRPTPGPPVSLHDPSSPSRPSIFSTLLRANVPNPNNFIPLFNDCISAASTRTQEYLVFKDPEDKFHPSPEVLTQVFLMTYISESINYNLTDTFNCTSMTPEQRILLGADWVWAVLEKPTKNPRIQIAVQVLHLPEREAAKEDSYSPEACSESMHMAQMESSHRTMCERMVDFCASIGKDCYALFLFFGRKNDKANIYGVLSNNFQAAIGKCDKIDRGLIENFFKGSRYLHTPTGMLRAIITKREGEPLTLMIKFT, from the exons ATGGGCCAGATCAAGAGCAAGTTCTCCTCTAACCCCTCCCAGCGCTCCAGCTTCCTCTCTTTCAACTCCCTCCGTTTCAACACGTCTCAGCGGCCCACTCCGGGCCCCCCAGTCAGCCTTCACGATCCCAGCTCACCCAGTCGACCAAGCATCTTCTCCACACTATTACGGGCCAATGTTCCCAACCCCAACAATTTCATCCCACTGTTCAACGACTGCATCTCTGCTGCATCTACCAGAACCCAGGAGTACCTGGTGTTTAAAGACCCAGAGGACAAGTTCCACCCCAGCCCCGAGGTGCTAACTCAG GTCTTCCTCATGACCTATATTTCTGAAAGCATCAACTACAATTTGACAGATACTTTCAACTGCACATCCATGACGCCTGAGCAACGCATCCTCCTGGGGGCTGACTGGGTCTGGGCAGTGCTGGAGAAACCAACCAAGAACCCTCGTATCCAGATCGCGGTGCAGGTACTACACCTTCCAGAGAGAGAGGCCGCCAAGGAGGACAGTTATTCCCCAGAGGCGTGCAGTGAGTCCATGCACATGGCACAGATGGAGTCCAGCCACAGGACCATGTGTGAGAGAATGGTGGACTTCTGTGCGTCCATTGGCAAAGACTGCTACgctcttttcttgttcttcgggaggaaaaatgacaagGCGAATATCTATGGTGTCCTCAGCAACAACTTCCAGGCCGCCATCGGGAAATGTGACAAGATTGACAGGGGTTTGATTGAGAACTTCTTTAAAGGGTCGAGGTATCTCCATACGCCCACAGGGATGCTGAGGGCCATTATCACCAAGAGGGAAGGAGAACCTCTCACTCTGATGATTAAATTCACCTGA
- the poglut3 gene encoding protein O-glucosyltransferase 3, which translates to MVCKRGGDVFRPPKSALLVSFVVLAVSSWTNLASCDRAQVSPEKCVVWGPGLGRAAVLPVRFFFIQAVNSKGENLTFSPGKDLFKVKVSPLSQEERVRVHVPPPLDRGDGSFLVRYRLYGSVLNGLRVEVFYQDAAVAKSPYTLQGPVYHEYCDCPEGDGSIWESVMRCPAEEPQISEDFTSFPTVDLQRLREDVPRRFGNRGGLIHYTIIDNQVFRRSLGKYTDFKMFSDEMLLSLTRKVKLPDVEFYINVGDWPMETRKADASPGPVPVLSWCGSMDTRDIVLPTYDVTHSTLETMRGVTNDLLSVQGNTGPPWANKTEQAFFRGRDSREERLHLVSLSKKNPELLDAGITGWFFFRDREKDVGKASLVGFFDFFKYKYQVNVDGTVAAYRFPYLMLGNSLVLKQDSPYYEYFYSHMKPGVHYVPVKRSLSDLMEKIRWAKDNDAEAQEIAKAGQAMARELLQPTRLYCYYYKVLQTYSQRQSGQPTQHPDMELVPQPSDASALCTCEREGQRDKPTVDKDEL; encoded by the exons ATGGTGTGTAAACGTGGCGGTGATGTATTTAGGCCGCCAAAGAGTGCTTTACTGGTTAGCTTTGTAGTTTTGGCTGTTTCCAGTTGGACAAACTTGGCGTCCTGTGACAGAGCACAAGTCAGTCCGGAGAAATGTGTGGTCTGGGGTCCGGGGCTGGGCCGCGCCGCCGTCCTGCCGGTCCGCTTCTTCTTCATTCAGGCGGTCAATTCAAAAGGAGAAAACTTGACTTTCTCTCCAG GTAAAGACTTATTTAAAGTAAAGGTAAGTCCACTGTCCCAGGAGGAGCGAGTCCGTGTCCACGTCCCTCCGCCCCTGGACAGAGGAGACGGCTCCTTCCTGGTGAGGTACCGGCTGTACGGCTCGGTGCTGAATGGGCTGAGGGTGGAAGTCTTCTACCAGGACGCTGCTGTCGCCAAGTCACCCTATACCCTCCAAG GTCCTGTCTATCATGAATACTGTGACTGTCCTGAGGGTGATGGCTCCATCTGGGAGAGTGTCATGCGCTGTCCTGCTGAGGAGCCTCAGATTTCGGAGGACTTCACTTCTTTTCCCACAGTGGACCTGCAGCGCCTCCGAGAGGACGTCCCGCGTCGTTTTGGCAACCGAGGAGGTCTCATTCACTACACGATCATCGACAACCAAGTGTTTCGCCGCTCGCTGGGAAAATACACCGACTTCAAGATGTTCTCCGATGAAATGCTGCTTTCTTTAACAAGGAAG GTGAAGCTGCCCGATGTGGAATTTTACATCAACGTGGGAGACTGGCCGATGGAGACGAGGAAGGCAGATGCCAGTCCTGGGCCTGTTCCAGTCTTGTCCTGGTGTGGCTCCATGGACACAAGGGATATTGTCCTCCCCACCTATGACGTCACTCACTCTACCTTGGAGACCATGAGAGGAGTAACCAACGACCTGCTGTCCGTCCAAGGcaacacag GGCCTCCGTGGGCTAATAAAACAGAGCAGGCGTTTTTCCGTGGGCGGGACAGTCGAGAGGAGCGGCTTCACCTGGTTTCACTGTCCAAGAAAAACCCAGAGCTGCTGGATGCTGGGATCACAGGATGGTTTTTCttcagggacagagagaaggatgtGGGCAAAGCATCCCTCGTTGGATTCTTTGACTTCTTCAAG tACAAGTACCAAGTTAACGTGGATGGGACAGTAGCAGCGTACAGGTTTCCTTACTTGATGCTGGGAAACAGTCTGGTTCTGAAGCAGGACTCGCCGTATTATGAATATTTCTACAGTCATATGAAACCGGGCGTGCACTATGTTCCTGTGAAGAGAAGCCTGTCTGACCTCATGGAAAAAATCAGATGGGCCAAAGACAACGATGCTGAAGCACAGGAGATTGCAAAAGCAGGCCAGGCGATGGCTAGAGAACTGCTGCAGCCAACCAGACTGTACTGTTACTACTACAAAGTCCTGCAGACGTACTCGCAGCGCCAGTCGGGTCAGCCGACGCAGCACCCGGACATGGAGCTGGTCCCTCAGCCGAGCGACGCCAGTGCTCTCTGCACATGTGAGCGTGAAGGCCAGAGAGACAAACCCACCGTGGACAAGGATGAACTATGA